From a single Shewanella denitrificans OS217 genomic region:
- a CDS encoding glycine zipper 2TM domain-containing protein, whose product MLKLRNLSFVLAAVILTNVPVAHCQANYDRTYDRNQAVPVEKVMYGSISSIRHITEKQLIEDSHSGWRTFGGALIGGVIGHQFGGGRGQNVATVLGALLGAGVGSRYGDEAYYLEHKLIELMIKQDDGSDIMIIQDVDPAMPFMAGDEVRVVYFAGYVRIDKAM is encoded by the coding sequence ATGTTGAAACTCAGAAACTTAAGCTTTGTGTTAGCCGCTGTTATTTTGACCAATGTACCGGTAGCGCACTGTCAAGCAAACTATGATCGCACCTACGATAGAAATCAAGCCGTGCCAGTGGAGAAGGTGATGTATGGCAGCATCAGCTCTATTCGCCATATTACAGAAAAACAACTTATTGAGGACAGTCATAGCGGTTGGCGTACCTTCGGTGGTGCACTGATTGGCGGCGTTATCGGCCATCAGTTTGGTGGTGGCCGCGGGCAAAATGTCGCTACTGTGTTAGGGGCATTATTGGGTGCGGGTGTCGGCAGCCGTTATGGAGATGAAGCCTATTATCTTGAGCACAAATTAATTGAGCTGATGATAAAGCAAGATGATGGCAGTGACATTATGATCATCCAGGATGTGGATCCTGCTATGCCCTTTATGGCAGGAGACGAAGTG